A genomic window from Pseudogulbenkiania sp. MAI-1 includes:
- a CDS encoding TetR/AcrR family transcriptional regulator — MSTEQASPRWQRKKDARPAEILDAALTLFVEKGFRATKMEDIARAANVTKGTPYLYFQNKEEIFKAVVRDTLVPRITNLQAMSAQHEGSCAELLVRLLQAWWQDIGSTRMAGLCKLMVAEAANFPELAAFYQQEVIVRGRQLVADALHLGIERGEFRPVDIDSAVECLIAPLLMTVIWNHSFGGIPCCAPAPAGPPEHYLQQALDLVLNGLCTPAQNNN; from the coding sequence ATGAGCACCGAACAAGCTTCACCACGCTGGCAGCGCAAGAAAGACGCCCGCCCGGCGGAAATCCTCGATGCGGCGCTGACCCTGTTCGTCGAGAAGGGCTTTCGCGCCACCAAGATGGAAGACATCGCGCGCGCCGCCAACGTCACCAAGGGCACGCCCTACCTGTACTTCCAGAACAAGGAAGAAATCTTCAAGGCCGTGGTGCGCGACACGCTGGTGCCACGCATCACCAACCTGCAGGCCATGAGCGCACAACACGAGGGCAGTTGCGCCGAACTGCTGGTCAGACTGCTGCAGGCCTGGTGGCAAGACATTGGCTCGACCCGCATGGCCGGCTTGTGCAAGCTGATGGTGGCCGAAGCGGCCAACTTCCCCGAACTGGCGGCGTTCTACCAGCAGGAAGTCATCGTCCGTGGCCGCCAACTGGTGGCCGACGCGTTGCACCTGGGTATCGAGCGCGGCGAATTCCGCCCGGTCGATATCGACAGTGCGGTGGAATGCCTGATCGCCCCGCTGCTGATGACCGTGATCTGGAACCACTCCTTCGGCGGCATTCCCTGTTGTGCTCCGGCACCGGCCGGCCCGCCGGAGCACTATCTGCAGCAGGCCCTGGACCTAGTGCTCAACGGCCTGTGCACCCCCGCCCAAAACAACAACTAA
- a CDS encoding IclR family transcriptional regulator — MTEEHDDKDRLFVTALARGLTVLSAFRSGESGLSNQELARRTGLPKSTVSRLTYTLTQLGYLSHEADSGFYRLGLAVLELGSVVLASYDVRRAAAPLMREFALSHNVSVSLAMRDGSDMVYLETCRSAARVSVQLTVGSRVPVATTAIGRACYAGLGAVERARLDVELANRYGDEWPAIKNRLDAALTRYRERGYTSSFGEFVPEVMAVGVPLPSPIPGQPPMSLNASGPAALFMPERFEQDIAPALQQMARRIVPGAT, encoded by the coding sequence ATGACGGAAGAGCACGACGATAAGGACAGGCTGTTCGTCACCGCGCTGGCGCGCGGCCTGACAGTGCTGTCCGCCTTCCGCTCCGGCGAGAGTGGACTGTCCAACCAGGAGCTGGCGCGACGCACCGGCCTGCCCAAGTCCACCGTGTCGCGGCTGACCTACACCCTGACCCAACTGGGGTATCTGAGCCACGAGGCGGACAGCGGCTTCTATCGGCTGGGCCTGGCGGTGCTGGAACTGGGGTCGGTGGTGCTGGCGAGTTACGACGTGCGCCGTGCCGCCGCGCCCCTGATGCGTGAATTCGCGCTCAGCCACAACGTCTCGGTGAGTCTGGCGATGCGCGACGGCAGCGACATGGTGTACCTGGAAACCTGCCGCAGCGCGGCGCGGGTGTCGGTGCAACTGACCGTCGGTTCACGCGTGCCGGTCGCCACCACCGCCATCGGCCGCGCCTGCTACGCCGGTTTGGGCGCGGTGGAGCGCGCCCGGCTCGACGTCGAACTGGCCAACCGCTACGGCGACGAGTGGCCGGCGATCAAGAACCGGCTCGACGCGGCGCTGACGCGTTACCGTGAGCGCGGCTACACCAGCTCGTTCGGGGAGTTCGTGCCGGAGGTGATGGCGGTGGGCGTGCCGCTGCCCTCGCCTATCCCGGGGCAGCCGCCGATGAGCCTGAACGCCAGCGGCCCGGCGGCGCTGTTCATGCCGGAACGCTTCGAACAGGACATCGCGCCAGCACTGCAGCAGATGGCAAGGCGCATCGTACCGGGCGCCACCTGA
- a CDS encoding CBS domain-containing protein, giving the protein MQTVRQLLESKPNRKLIFVSPDATVFQALQVMAEENVGAVLVMHECDVHGIFSERDYARRMVLQGRTSAGTHVREVMTSRVVYVKPEQTVDECMALMTDKRIRHLPVMEGCEVLGVVSIGDVVRATLDEQQFTIDELVHYIQGIR; this is encoded by the coding sequence ATGCAAACTGTCCGACAATTGCTCGAAAGCAAACCCAACCGGAAGCTGATCTTCGTCAGTCCCGACGCTACCGTGTTCCAGGCCCTGCAGGTCATGGCCGAAGAGAACGTCGGGGCGGTGCTGGTGATGCACGAGTGTGATGTGCACGGCATTTTCTCGGAGCGCGACTACGCGCGCCGCATGGTTCTGCAGGGACGCACCTCGGCGGGCACCCACGTGCGCGAGGTCATGACCAGCCGCGTGGTCTATGTGAAGCCGGAGCAGACGGTTGACGAATGCATGGCGCTGATGACCGACAAGCGCATCCGCCACCTTCCGGTAATGGAGGGGTGCGAGGTGCTGGGTGTGGTCTCGATCGGCGATGTGGTGCGGGCCACCCTCGACGAGCAGCAATTCACCATCGACGAGCTGGTGCACTACATCCAGGGCATACGTTAG
- the argB gene encoding acetylglutamate kinase, with amino-acid sequence MTVSATEKALILAEALPYIRRFNDKTIVIKYGGNAMTDDKLKEDFAKDVVLLKLVGLNPVVVHGGGPQINEMLERVGKQGEFVQGMRVTDQETMDVVEMVLGGQVNKEIVSLINQHGGKAVGLTGKDGHFIRAHKLFLKGEGEDEQIDIGRVGEIDYIDPALVSLLDSQDFIPVIAPIGVGSDGEAYNINADLVAGKLAETLQAEKLVLMTNTPGVLDKNGKLLTGLTAENVDALFADGTIHGGMLPKISSALDAAKNGVNSVHIIDGRVPHALLLEILTDAGVGTMIRAR; translated from the coding sequence GTGACCGTATCCGCCACCGAAAAGGCGCTCATCCTTGCCGAGGCGCTGCCCTACATCCGCCGTTTCAACGATAAGACCATCGTGATCAAATACGGCGGTAACGCGATGACCGACGACAAGCTGAAGGAAGACTTCGCCAAGGACGTGGTGCTGCTGAAGCTGGTTGGCCTGAACCCGGTGGTGGTGCACGGTGGCGGTCCGCAGATCAACGAGATGCTGGAACGCGTCGGCAAGCAGGGCGAGTTCGTCCAGGGTATGCGCGTGACCGACCAGGAAACCATGGACGTGGTGGAAATGGTGCTGGGCGGCCAGGTCAACAAGGAAATCGTCTCGCTGATCAACCAGCACGGCGGCAAGGCCGTGGGCCTGACCGGCAAGGACGGCCACTTCATCCGCGCCCACAAGCTGTTCCTCAAGGGCGAGGGAGAGGACGAGCAGATCGATATCGGCCGCGTCGGCGAAATCGACTACATCGATCCGGCGCTGGTGTCGCTGCTCGATTCGCAGGATTTCATCCCGGTGATCGCGCCGATCGGCGTCGGCAGCGACGGTGAGGCCTACAACATCAACGCCGACCTGGTGGCCGGCAAGCTGGCCGAAACCCTCCAGGCCGAGAAGCTGGTGCTGATGACCAACACCCCCGGCGTGCTGGACAAGAACGGCAAGCTCTTGACCGGACTGACCGCCGAGAACGTCGACGCGCTGTTCGCCGACGGCACCATCCACGGTGGCATGCTGCCCAAGATCAGCTCCGCCCTCGATGCCGCCAAGAACGGCGTCAACTCGGTGCACATCATCGACGGCCGCGTGCCGCACGCGCTGCTGCTGGAAATCCTCACCGACGCCGGCGTCGGCACGATGATCCGCGCCAGGTAA
- the fdhA gene encoding formaldehyde dehydrogenase, glutathione-independent, whose protein sequence is MSDNRGVVYLGQGHVEVRPIGYPKMVDPQGRAIGHGVILKVVTTNICGSDQHMVRGRTTAEVGLVLGHEITGEVIEVGRDVETLKVGDLVSVPFNVACGRCQTCKEQHTGVCLNVNPSRAGGAYGYVDMGGWIGGQSEYVMVPYADFNLLKFPDKDKAMEKIRDLTCLSDILPTGYHGAVTAGVKPGSTVYIAGAGPVGMAAAASARLLGAAVTIVGDMNAERLAHARAMGFETVDLSLDATLGEQIAAILGTPEVDCAVDCVGFEARGHGSHSHEEAPATVLNSLMEVTRVAGAIGIPGLYVTDDPGAVDAAAKRGSLSIRFGLGWAKSHSFHTGQTPVMKYNRNLMQAILWDRLPIAKIVNVSVISLDEAPNGYRQFDGGAPRKFVIDPHGMLKSA, encoded by the coding sequence ATGAGCGACAATCGCGGTGTGGTGTATCTGGGGCAAGGGCACGTCGAAGTGCGGCCCATCGGCTACCCGAAAATGGTCGATCCGCAGGGGAGGGCGATCGGCCACGGCGTCATCCTCAAGGTGGTGACGACCAATATCTGCGGCTCGGACCAGCACATGGTGCGTGGCCGCACCACGGCCGAGGTCGGGCTGGTGCTGGGCCACGAGATCACCGGCGAGGTGATCGAGGTGGGCCGTGACGTCGAGACGCTGAAGGTCGGCGACCTGGTGTCGGTGCCGTTCAACGTGGCTTGCGGTCGTTGCCAGACCTGCAAGGAACAGCACACCGGCGTGTGCCTGAACGTCAACCCGTCGCGCGCCGGCGGTGCCTACGGCTATGTCGACATGGGCGGCTGGATCGGCGGCCAGTCCGAGTACGTGATGGTGCCGTACGCCGACTTCAACCTGCTCAAGTTCCCGGACAAGGACAAGGCGATGGAGAAGATCCGCGACCTGACCTGCCTGTCCGACATCCTGCCGACCGGTTACCACGGCGCGGTGACGGCCGGCGTCAAGCCGGGCTCGACCGTCTACATCGCCGGCGCCGGCCCGGTCGGCATGGCCGCCGCCGCCTCGGCACGCCTGTTGGGCGCCGCGGTGACCATCGTCGGCGACATGAACGCCGAGCGCCTGGCGCACGCCAGGGCGATGGGTTTCGAGACCGTCGACCTGTCGCTCGACGCCACGCTGGGCGAGCAGATCGCGGCCATCCTCGGCACACCGGAGGTGGACTGCGCGGTCGACTGCGTCGGCTTCGAGGCGCGCGGCCACGGCTCGCACTCGCACGAAGAGGCCCCGGCCACGGTGCTCAACTCGCTGATGGAAGTCACCCGCGTGGCCGGCGCCATCGGCATTCCGGGCCTGTACGTGACCGACGATCCGGGCGCGGTCGACGCCGCGGCCAAGCGTGGTAGCCTGTCGATCCGCTTCGGTCTTGGCTGGGCCAAGTCGCACTCCTTCCACACCGGCCAGACCCCGGTGATGAAGTACAACCGCAACCTGATGCAGGCCATCCTGTGGGATCGTCTGCCGATCGCCAAGATCGTCAACGTCAGCGTGATCTCGCTTGACGAGGCGCCGAACGGCTACCGCCAGTTCGACGGCGGCGCACCGCGCAAATTCGTCATCGACCCGCACGGCATGCTCAAGTCGGCCTGA